Proteins encoded together in one Rhizobium bangladeshense window:
- a CDS encoding adenine deaminase: protein MNTIPRQEPFDLNDPGLRARAVAAARGDAPFDLVITGGRLLDAVTGLIREADIGLVGALIASVHAPASRADAVEIVDATGGILTPGLIDTHMHVESSMVTPGEYASAVLPRGVTTVVWDPHEFGNVHGLDGVRWAIEAAHALPLRMILLAPSCVPSAPGLELAGADFDATIIAEMLRSPAVGGVAEVMNMRGVIDGDPRMSAIVNAGLVSGKLVCGHARGLAGADLNAFMAAGVTSDHELTSGADLAAKLSAGLTIELRGSHDHLLQEFVEVLNGLGHLPPTVTLCTDDVFPDELYEGGGLDDVIRRLVRYGMKPEWALRAATFNAAQRLKRSDLGLVAAGRRADLVLFENLTEFRARLVISGGRLVARNGCMEAAIQPLDTAPLVNSVKLPPLTENDFRIPAKGARVRVATIDRPRFTQWGEAETEIRDGFVVPPVGSAMIAVTHRHGKTDSAPRIGFLTGWGEWRGAFCTTVSHDSHNLTVFGGNVRDMALAASAVIAAGGGMAVAKDGAIEAILPLPLSGLVTDAPLRDTALAFSDIRKAMDKIVDWKPPYRVFKACFGATLACNAGPHQTDRGIADVATGKVLDSPVLAIL from the coding sequence ATGAACACCATCCCTCGTCAGGAACCCTTCGACCTCAACGATCCCGGCTTGCGTGCCCGCGCCGTTGCTGCCGCGCGCGGCGATGCTCCCTTCGACCTGGTCATCACTGGCGGTCGGCTGCTCGATGCGGTGACCGGCCTGATCCGCGAGGCCGATATCGGTCTCGTCGGCGCACTGATCGCAAGCGTTCATGCCCCGGCAAGCCGAGCGGATGCCGTCGAAATCGTCGATGCGACTGGCGGCATCCTGACACCGGGACTGATCGATACGCACATGCATGTCGAAAGCTCGATGGTGACGCCCGGCGAATATGCAAGCGCCGTGCTGCCCCGCGGTGTCACGACGGTCGTCTGGGATCCGCACGAATTCGGCAACGTTCACGGCCTCGACGGCGTGCGCTGGGCGATCGAAGCGGCGCACGCCCTGCCGCTGCGCATGATCCTGCTCGCCCCCTCCTGCGTGCCGTCGGCACCGGGCCTGGAACTTGCCGGCGCCGATTTCGATGCCACCATCATCGCCGAAATGCTGCGTTCGCCTGCGGTGGGCGGCGTTGCCGAAGTCATGAACATGCGCGGCGTCATCGACGGCGACCCGCGCATGAGTGCCATCGTCAATGCCGGCCTTGTCTCCGGCAAGCTCGTCTGCGGCCATGCCCGCGGCCTCGCAGGCGCCGACCTCAACGCCTTCATGGCAGCCGGCGTCACCTCCGACCACGAACTCACCTCCGGCGCCGATCTCGCCGCCAAGCTTTCTGCCGGCCTGACGATCGAGCTGCGCGGCTCTCACGACCATCTCTTGCAGGAATTCGTCGAGGTCCTGAACGGTCTCGGCCACCTGCCCCCGACCGTCACGCTCTGCACCGACGACGTCTTTCCCGATGAACTCTATGAAGGCGGCGGCCTCGACGACGTCATCCGCCGGCTCGTGCGCTACGGCATGAAACCGGAATGGGCGCTGCGTGCCGCGACCTTCAACGCCGCGCAGCGGCTGAAACGCTCCGATCTCGGCCTTGTCGCCGCCGGTCGCCGGGCCGATCTCGTTCTCTTCGAAAACCTTACGGAATTCCGTGCGCGGCTGGTCATATCGGGCGGCCGCCTCGTCGCCCGCAATGGCTGCATGGAGGCGGCCATCCAGCCGCTCGATACGGCGCCGCTCGTCAATTCCGTCAAGCTGCCGCCGCTGACGGAGAATGATTTCCGCATCCCGGCCAAGGGCGCGCGCGTCCGCGTCGCTACCATCGACCGACCACGCTTCACTCAATGGGGCGAAGCCGAAACCGAAATCCGAGACGGCTTCGTCGTACCGCCGGTCGGCAGTGCGATGATCGCGGTCACCCATCGCCACGGCAAGACCGACAGCGCCCCGCGGATCGGCTTCCTCACCGGCTGGGGCGAGTGGCGAGGCGCCTTCTGCACCACCGTCTCGCATGACAGCCACAACCTCACCGTCTTCGGCGGCAATGTGCGCGACATGGCGCTCGCCGCCAGCGCCGTCATAGCAGCCGGCGGCGGTATGGCGGTCGCCAAGGACGGCGCAATCGAAGCGATCCTGCCGCTGCCGCTTTCCGGCTTGGTAACCGACGCGCCCCTAAGGGACACAGCCCTCGCCTTCTCCGATATCCGCAAGGCCATGGACAAGATCGTTGACTGGAAACCGCCCTACCGCGTCTTCAAAGCCTGCTTCGGGGCAACACTCGCCTGCAATGCCGGTCCGCACCAGACGGACCGAGGGATCGCCGACGTGGCGACAGGGAAGGTACTGGACAGCCCGGTGCTGGCGATTTTGTAA
- a CDS encoding LacI family DNA-binding transcriptional regulator → MASPRPGPNLSRIASSLGVSVATVSNALSGKGRVSGQLIEKIREHAAELGYVPSQAGRALRTGRSGVLGLVLPDIANPLFPKIAQAIEFAASAAGYGVLIADSRGDVAAQTEAINRLVERGVEGMIIIPRRATRISAAACPVAVIDTASTPGNTVAADHWQGGREIAGHLADLGHQRILIVGNNHESNVQNDRAGGIRSALRAGMHAETLWIDRLERDGGNGCTLGLAEKARQGFTAFAALSDLQALRALTELQQAGINIPADVSVTGFDDLVWSPVVTPSLTTVRMDVDRIAGIAVLALVNSIRTSSLREGMLVTAETDRVAMQLVVRQSSGPANPASKTSEMENT, encoded by the coding sequence ATGGCTTCACCGCGCCCGGGACCAAACCTCAGCAGGATCGCGAGCTCACTCGGCGTTTCCGTCGCAACCGTTTCGAATGCCCTTTCCGGGAAAGGCAGGGTCTCCGGCCAACTGATCGAAAAAATCCGCGAGCATGCGGCCGAACTCGGTTATGTCCCGAGCCAGGCAGGCCGGGCTTTGCGGACCGGCCGCAGTGGCGTTCTTGGTCTGGTGTTGCCCGATATTGCCAATCCGCTCTTCCCGAAGATTGCGCAGGCGATCGAATTCGCTGCCTCCGCCGCAGGGTACGGCGTATTGATTGCCGATTCCCGCGGCGATGTCGCCGCGCAGACCGAGGCGATCAATCGGCTCGTCGAGCGCGGCGTCGAAGGCATGATCATCATTCCCCGCCGCGCCACCCGCATCTCCGCCGCCGCCTGTCCCGTCGCGGTCATCGACACTGCCTCGACGCCCGGCAATACCGTTGCCGCCGATCATTGGCAGGGCGGTCGCGAAATTGCCGGTCATCTCGCCGATCTCGGCCACCAGCGCATTCTCATCGTCGGCAACAACCATGAATCCAATGTTCAAAACGATCGCGCCGGCGGTATCCGATCCGCCCTGCGGGCGGGAATGCATGCCGAGACGCTTTGGATCGACAGGCTGGAGCGGGATGGCGGCAATGGCTGTACCCTCGGCCTGGCGGAAAAAGCCAGACAGGGTTTCACCGCCTTCGCAGCGCTCTCCGACCTGCAGGCGTTGCGTGCGCTGACGGAATTGCAGCAGGCGGGCATCAACATTCCCGCCGATGTGAGCGTAACCGGTTTCGACGACCTCGTCTGGTCACCGGTCGTCACGCCGTCATTGACGACGGTCCGCATGGACGTGGACAGGATCGCCGGCATCGCCGTGTTGGCCCTCGTGAATAGCATAAGAACGAGCAGCCTGCGGGAGGGCATGCTCGTTACCGCGGAGACCGACCGCGTCGCCATGCAACTGGTTGTCCGCCAATCATCCGGGCCTGCGAACCCGGCATCAAAAACCTCAGAGATGGAGAACACGTAG
- a CDS encoding SDR family oxidoreductase, with product MKGIGKTLLLIGATSDIGRATALIYAEAGWDVLLAGRNRSAVQREADDISARTGANVLVHELDILTTSRFEDFVGVVSPLPDTAVCVVGELGEQSRAERELEHAAMIMRTNFEGPALLLGLLAESFAARGSGTIVGISSVAGDRGRASNYVYGAAKAGLTAFLSGLRNRLSGSGVRVLTVKPGFVRTRMTNAMKLPPLLTAEPREVAQRIFAVAEGGRGGDVVYVRPIWRPLMTVIRSIPEPIFKRLRL from the coding sequence ATGAAGGGGATCGGCAAGACACTGCTCCTGATAGGCGCGACGTCGGATATTGGCCGTGCGACGGCGCTGATCTATGCCGAAGCGGGATGGGACGTGCTTCTCGCCGGACGAAATCGCTCCGCCGTGCAACGCGAAGCCGACGACATCAGCGCGCGGACTGGCGCTAACGTCCTGGTTCACGAACTCGATATCCTCACTACAAGCCGCTTCGAAGATTTCGTGGGCGTCGTTTCGCCTCTGCCCGACACAGCGGTCTGCGTCGTTGGCGAATTGGGCGAGCAGTCTCGCGCCGAACGGGAACTCGAGCACGCCGCCATGATCATGCGGACGAACTTCGAAGGACCGGCGTTGCTTCTTGGTCTTCTGGCGGAAAGTTTCGCGGCGAGAGGATCAGGTACCATTGTCGGCATAAGCTCCGTCGCCGGCGATCGCGGGCGCGCGTCCAACTATGTCTATGGCGCCGCCAAAGCCGGGTTGACCGCCTTCTTGTCCGGGCTGAGGAACAGGCTGTCCGGCTCCGGGGTGCGCGTGCTGACCGTGAAGCCGGGTTTCGTTCGGACACGCATGACGAACGCGATGAAGCTACCGCCGCTTCTCACAGCCGAACCTCGGGAGGTCGCGCAAAGGATATTTGCTGTCGCCGAGGGCGGCAGGGGCGGCGACGTCGTCTACGTCAGACCGATATGGCGACCGCTCATGACGGTGATCCGGTCAATCCCCGAGCCAATCTTCAAGAGGTTGCGGCTGTGA
- a CDS encoding ABC transporter substrate-binding protein has product MKRALMAAAALTALSPLGAAAAERTLTISVYAFAQDDFKALVYDPFEAQCGCKLVVETGNSVERLAKMEANKANPVVDLAAVSMADALAASRAGLIDKIDTAKLTNFSKLYDVAKDPNGDGMSVGYTFYATSIAYRSDKMKIESWADLLKPEYVSHVAFPNVTTNQGPPALHMLGLALGKDTPDLKGPIEALGEKKDDIVTFYEKSSQLVQLMQQEEIWAAPIGRFSWAGFTKLDVPVAWATPREGQTGGMNVLVLTKGSKNQDLALQFMDFWLSTDTQTKLAEKLIDSPANSEVKLSEAAANNLTYGEETAKSLKLIPSAIALDNRAGWLKTWNDKVGQ; this is encoded by the coding sequence ATGAAAAGAGCTCTCATGGCCGCGGCGGCGCTGACCGCCCTATCACCTCTTGGCGCAGCTGCCGCGGAACGAACGCTGACCATCTCCGTCTATGCCTTCGCGCAGGACGATTTCAAGGCATTGGTCTACGACCCCTTCGAAGCCCAATGCGGCTGCAAGCTGGTTGTCGAGACTGGCAACAGCGTAGAGCGCCTGGCCAAAATGGAGGCCAACAAGGCCAATCCCGTCGTCGATCTCGCCGCCGTTTCGATGGCGGATGCGCTCGCCGCATCGCGCGCGGGCCTGATCGACAAGATCGATACCGCGAAGCTTACCAATTTCTCCAAGCTTTACGACGTCGCCAAGGATCCGAACGGCGACGGCATGAGCGTCGGCTATACCTTCTACGCCACCTCGATCGCCTATCGCTCCGACAAGATGAAGATCGAATCCTGGGCCGATCTCCTGAAGCCGGAATATGTGAGCCATGTCGCCTTCCCGAATGTCACGACCAACCAGGGCCCGCCGGCGCTCCACATGCTTGGCCTGGCGCTCGGCAAGGATACTCCCGACCTGAAGGGACCGATCGAGGCGCTCGGCGAGAAAAAGGACGACATCGTCACCTTCTACGAAAAATCCTCGCAGCTCGTTCAGCTGATGCAGCAGGAGGAGATCTGGGCAGCACCGATCGGCCGTTTTTCCTGGGCTGGCTTCACCAAACTCGACGTCCCGGTCGCATGGGCGACGCCCCGGGAAGGCCAGACCGGCGGCATGAACGTGCTGGTACTGACCAAGGGTTCCAAGAATCAAGATCTCGCCTTGCAGTTCATGGATTTCTGGCTCTCGACCGACACTCAGACCAAGCTCGCCGAGAAGCTGATCGACAGCCCCGCCAATAGCGAGGTCAAGCTTTCTGAAGCGGCCGCCAACAACCTCACCTATGGCGAGGAAACAGCCAAGAGCCTCAAGCTCATCCCGTCAGCCATTGCCCTCGATAATCGCGCCGGCTGGCTGAAGACGTGGAACGACAAGGTCGGCCAATAG
- a CDS encoding ABC transporter permease, whose translation MFQNRAEALALAMPAAVFATLVFLLPVAILLSEGFRTGGGWTLSAYTGFFSETLNRTVFLRSFRLGLEVTAVSAVIGYAAAFAIVNLPPKGKGRMIGLVTLPLMISPVARTYAWIVILGRTGIVNEVITGLGFSPEPLRLLFTETAVFIGLLQLFLPLMILSLISALENMPRDAIPAARVLGANWFQVFWKVVLPLTREGLVIGGTLVFTGSLTAYITPAILGGSKVLMLETLMYQQVSVANDFVSASVIAFILIVMSFAANILLKRLATARSRR comes from the coding sequence ATGTTCCAGAACCGCGCAGAGGCCCTGGCGCTCGCCATGCCGGCAGCCGTATTTGCGACGCTGGTCTTCCTGTTACCCGTCGCGATCCTGCTGTCGGAAGGCTTTCGGACAGGTGGCGGGTGGACACTCTCGGCCTATACCGGTTTCTTTTCCGAGACGCTGAACCGCACGGTTTTCCTCCGCTCTTTTCGGCTCGGCCTCGAAGTCACCGCTGTCTCAGCGGTCATCGGCTATGCGGCAGCCTTTGCCATTGTCAACTTGCCACCCAAGGGCAAGGGCCGCATGATCGGCCTCGTCACCCTGCCCCTGATGATCTCGCCGGTGGCGCGCACCTATGCCTGGATTGTCATTCTCGGCCGCACCGGCATCGTCAATGAGGTGATAACGGGCCTTGGCTTTAGTCCCGAGCCGCTGCGGCTGCTCTTTACCGAAACCGCCGTCTTCATCGGCCTCCTGCAGCTCTTCCTGCCGCTGATGATTCTGTCGCTGATCAGTGCGCTCGAAAACATGCCGAGGGATGCGATCCCGGCTGCCCGCGTGCTTGGCGCCAACTGGTTCCAGGTTTTCTGGAAGGTCGTCCTGCCGCTCACGCGCGAGGGCCTAGTCATCGGCGGCACGCTTGTCTTTACCGGCTCGCTCACCGCCTATATCACCCCCGCCATTCTCGGCGGCTCCAAGGTGCTGATGCTTGAAACGCTCATGTATCAGCAGGTGTCTGTAGCCAATGATTTCGTATCGGCAAGCGTCATCGCCTTCATCCTGATCGTCATGAGCTTTGCCGCCAACATCCTGCTGAAACGCCTTGCGACGGCGAGGAGCCGCAGATGA
- a CDS encoding FAD-binding protein: MEGWGRYPRHESQAIDCWLPAALAGTVASRTGLIGRGNGRSYGDAAIGEHSTLMCRGLSRMRRFDPANATLTVEAGVMLSDILRSFVPRGYFPPVVPGTKFVTVGGMIASDVHGKNHHRDGGFGDHVIEFKLVGAGGEVLTCSRTHNPELFFATVGGMGMTGIVEEATFRLRPIESGWIAQETIVAENLGEALKALQQTEDATYSVAWIDTLSQGASLGRSLIFAGEHATLDQLAGMPGADRFAAKNAGRFSLPFDLPQWLLNKTSVAAFNELYFRAGARKAAKSSLVHWDRYFFPLDGILEWNRLYGRRGFLQHQCVVPAEDALPVLSGILDRFARSGKGSFLAVLKKLGGGNGLLSFPSPGYTLALDLPVTQEVFRLLDEIDELVVKAGGRLYLAKDARQSRQTFEAGYSRLAAFKELRKVTGADRHFNSRLAKRLGI; the protein is encoded by the coding sequence ATGGAGGGCTGGGGACGTTATCCACGCCATGAGAGCCAGGCGATCGACTGTTGGCTGCCGGCAGCGCTCGCAGGTACCGTGGCCTCCCGGACGGGATTGATCGGGCGCGGAAATGGGCGCTCATACGGTGACGCGGCGATCGGCGAACACTCCACCTTGATGTGCCGTGGGCTGAGCCGGATGCGGAGGTTCGATCCCGCCAATGCGACGCTGACCGTGGAAGCGGGCGTCATGCTCTCGGATATTCTGCGCTCGTTTGTCCCGAGAGGCTACTTTCCGCCTGTGGTACCGGGCACGAAATTTGTCACCGTCGGCGGAATGATCGCCTCTGATGTTCACGGCAAGAACCATCATCGCGACGGCGGGTTCGGTGACCATGTCATCGAGTTCAAGCTGGTGGGCGCCGGCGGAGAGGTCCTCACCTGTAGCCGCACGCATAACCCCGAGCTTTTTTTCGCGACCGTCGGTGGTATGGGCATGACCGGGATCGTCGAGGAAGCGACGTTCCGCTTGAGGCCGATCGAATCCGGCTGGATCGCGCAAGAGACGATCGTGGCCGAAAACCTTGGCGAGGCGTTAAAGGCGTTGCAGCAGACCGAGGATGCCACTTATTCGGTCGCCTGGATCGATACCCTTTCCCAAGGCGCTTCCCTTGGACGCTCGCTGATCTTTGCCGGTGAGCACGCGACGCTGGACCAGCTCGCCGGCATGCCCGGCGCCGATCGCTTTGCAGCGAAAAACGCGGGGAGGTTTTCACTGCCGTTCGATCTGCCACAATGGCTGCTCAACAAAACTAGCGTAGCAGCCTTCAACGAGCTCTATTTCAGGGCGGGAGCGCGAAAGGCGGCCAAGTCGTCGCTGGTCCACTGGGATAGATACTTCTTTCCACTCGACGGCATCCTTGAATGGAACCGGCTTTACGGGAGGCGGGGCTTTCTGCAGCATCAGTGCGTGGTCCCTGCCGAGGACGCTCTGCCGGTCCTGAGCGGCATTCTCGACCGCTTCGCGCGTTCGGGAAAAGGCTCCTTTCTTGCTGTGCTGAAGAAGCTGGGGGGCGGGAACGGGCTGCTGTCCTTTCCTTCGCCGGGCTACACGCTCGCACTCGACCTTCCCGTCACGCAGGAGGTGTTCCGGCTGCTCGACGAAATCGACGAGCTGGTTGTCAAAGCAGGAGGGCGGCTCTATCTCGCCAAGGATGCACGACAGTCGCGACAAACATTCGAGGCCGGTTACTCTCGGTTGGCCGCGTTCAAAGAGCTGCGAAAAGTAACGGGCGCCGATCGGCACTTTAATTCCCGCTTGGCAAAGAGGCTCGGCATATGA
- a CDS encoding ABC transporter permease, translating to MSIRLFSPVVLFLLLVFLIGPFLIIIVASLSAGDTLAFPPQGLSLRWVMKVFTIESFRDSFAISMFLAVFGTLAALVLGIPAAYALSRYRLPAAETVRTIVSLPIIVPGIIVGLALLRYLVVPFGFNITLALFFAHAALVLPYAVRVVSASLDNLRSDIEEAAVLLGSSRPGAFFRVVMPNIRGGILAAFILGFVTSFNQVPVSLFLSGPGVRTLPIDMLGYMETTYDPSIAALSALLAFLSIGIVFLAERFLGFSRYV from the coding sequence ATGAGCATCCGCCTCTTTTCGCCCGTCGTTCTCTTCCTGCTCCTCGTCTTCCTGATCGGCCCGTTCCTCATCATCATCGTCGCATCGCTCTCGGCAGGCGATACGCTGGCCTTCCCGCCACAAGGCCTGTCGCTGCGCTGGGTGATGAAGGTCTTCACCATCGAGAGCTTCCGCGACAGTTTCGCCATATCGATGTTCCTCGCCGTCTTCGGAACGCTTGCTGCGCTCGTCCTCGGCATCCCGGCCGCCTATGCCCTGTCGCGCTACCGGCTGCCCGCGGCCGAAACCGTCCGCACCATCGTCTCGCTGCCGATCATCGTTCCCGGAATCATCGTCGGCCTGGCATTGCTGCGCTATCTCGTCGTGCCCTTCGGTTTCAACATCACGCTCGCCCTCTTCTTCGCCCATGCGGCCCTCGTACTGCCCTATGCCGTGCGCGTCGTCTCGGCCAGCCTCGACAATCTGCGTTCGGACATTGAAGAGGCCGCGGTGCTGCTCGGATCCTCCAGGCCCGGCGCCTTCTTCCGCGTGGTCATGCCGAATATCCGCGGCGGCATCCTGGCCGCCTTCATTCTCGGCTTCGTCACCAGCTTCAATCAGGTGCCGGTCTCGCTCTTCCTCTCCGGTCCGGGTGTACGAACACTGCCGATCGACATGCTGGGTTACATGGAAACCACCTACGACCCGTCCATCGCGGCTCTCTCCGCCCTTCTCGCCTTCCTCTCGATCGGCATCGTCTTCCTCGCCGAACGCTTCCTGGGATTTTCGCGTTATGTCTGA
- a CDS encoding glycosyltransferase family 87 protein, which yields MDNDATIGPRWRLLKLAATAALALMSLRIIKGEIPRVVSDHGLWDFGAFVASGRAAAAGLDPYGIYPPLTPHVVFPGFESWNPNLNPPISALLFQTLDIFEPVQSLRIWWMISIASYVAAVVLLLRRYSGGLELPLLAIWAFALAGFWDTLYLGQIYMPFVLLAVAGWLRLEKGDGIVAGIMIGLLISMKPNFAVWPVLLFLAGHRLPGLVSVATAAVIATIPLVVFGPQIYVDWLRLVATDGERAVFLTNASFAGLAARAGVPAAGTVIAALLLLGLAGWAFFRHPPVIVVSGFALLASLLASPLGWIHYTLFLLPVLLHHWQRPWAWLAAAALVIPVPVILGYFGAPRLNQLTAGSIYAWALVLMLIGLITAELKQQAAPTQEAFLR from the coding sequence ATGGACAATGATGCCACCATTGGGCCGCGATGGAGGCTGCTCAAGCTGGCCGCGACCGCAGCACTTGCCCTCATGTCCTTGCGGATCATCAAGGGAGAAATTCCGCGTGTCGTTTCAGATCATGGCCTGTGGGATTTCGGCGCCTTCGTCGCGTCGGGACGCGCAGCCGCTGCAGGACTGGATCCCTATGGCATCTACCCGCCGCTCACGCCGCATGTCGTCTTTCCTGGATTCGAATCCTGGAATCCAAACCTCAATCCCCCGATTTCGGCACTCCTGTTCCAGACCTTAGATATATTCGAGCCGGTGCAATCACTTCGCATCTGGTGGATGATTTCTATCGCCAGCTACGTCGCTGCGGTTGTCTTGCTGCTGCGACGCTATAGCGGCGGCTTGGAGCTCCCGCTGCTGGCGATCTGGGCGTTTGCACTGGCTGGCTTTTGGGACACGCTCTATCTTGGCCAAATCTATATGCCGTTTGTGCTACTCGCGGTAGCCGGCTGGCTTCGATTGGAAAAGGGTGATGGCATCGTCGCCGGCATCATGATCGGTTTGCTGATCTCGATGAAGCCCAATTTTGCAGTGTGGCCGGTGCTGCTCTTTCTTGCCGGCCACCGCCTTCCGGGTCTGGTGTCGGTGGCTACCGCGGCGGTTATAGCCACGATCCCGCTGGTCGTCTTCGGCCCGCAGATCTACGTCGATTGGCTGCGCCTCGTCGCAACAGACGGCGAACGGGCTGTTTTTCTAACCAACGCGTCGTTTGCAGGCCTTGCGGCCCGCGCCGGTGTTCCGGCCGCAGGCACGGTCATTGCCGCACTATTGTTGCTTGGACTAGCAGGTTGGGCCTTCTTTCGTCATCCGCCGGTCATCGTAGTGAGTGGTTTCGCGCTGCTGGCGTCCCTGCTGGCTTCGCCTCTCGGATGGATCCACTACACGCTCTTCCTGCTACCCGTGCTGTTGCACCATTGGCAGCGTCCGTGGGCATGGCTGGCAGCAGCAGCCCTAGTGATCCCGGTCCCTGTCATACTCGGTTACTTCGGAGCTCCCCGTTTGAATCAGCTCACGGCAGGTTCCATTTACGCCTGGGCGCTGGTGCTGATGCTGATCGGCCTTATCACCGCGGAGCTGAAACAACAGGCTGCGCCGACTCAGGAAGCCTTTCTGCGATAA
- a CDS encoding nucleoside hydrolase — protein MGVWIDTDLGFDDIAAILVVVQSEYEIDGISLVFGNTPLPQVRMNAAGAASAFGWTFPIHTGRAAPVLGKLETAQAILGETGIPTAGKSLPDAPALADSDAFTALCRWLEGSGPHRILALGPLTNIAALALARPDLAARITDLVWMGGGITSGNHTASAEFNALADPEALAIVIAHGLPLRMVDLDLCRRVLARPEDTESVRNAGGANAELIADLFAGYINIGTSRGRPGMAIYDPSAAVAFVAPDVVIFRSARVDVELQGAFTRGRTVVETRATHATFNAQFAADIDSDEARAIILGALINEARK, from the coding sequence ATGGGCGTGTGGATCGATACCGACTTGGGCTTCGATGACATCGCCGCCATTCTAGTGGTGGTGCAGTCGGAATATGAGATCGACGGCATCTCACTGGTCTTCGGCAACACGCCGCTGCCGCAAGTGAGGATGAATGCCGCCGGCGCCGCTAGCGCCTTCGGCTGGACGTTTCCCATCCACACCGGCCGTGCTGCGCCCGTTCTCGGCAAGCTCGAAACCGCCCAGGCGATCCTCGGCGAAACCGGCATCCCGACAGCAGGCAAGAGCCTGCCGGATGCCCCTGCCCTTGCCGACAGCGATGCCTTCACCGCGCTCTGCCGCTGGCTCGAAGGCAGCGGGCCACACCGCATCCTGGCGCTCGGACCCCTCACCAATATCGCCGCCTTGGCCCTTGCGCGCCCCGATCTTGCCGCCCGCATCACCGACCTCGTCTGGATGGGCGGCGGCATCACGTCAGGCAATCATACCGCCTCCGCCGAATTCAACGCGCTTGCCGATCCCGAGGCGCTCGCGATCGTCATCGCCCATGGCCTGCCGCTGCGGATGGTGGATCTCGACCTCTGCCGCCGGGTGCTGGCGCGACCTGAGGATACCGAGTCGGTGCGCAATGCCGGCGGCGCCAATGCCGAGCTGATCGCCGACCTGTTCGCCGGTTACATAAATATCGGCACCAGCCGCGGCCGTCCCGGCATGGCGATCTATGATCCCTCCGCCGCCGTCGCCTTCGTCGCCCCTGATGTCGTAATTTTCCGATCCGCGCGCGTCGACGTCGAACTGCAGGGCGCCTTCACCCGTGGCCGCACAGTCGTCGAAACCCGCGCCACGCATGCGACCTTCAACGCGCAATTCGCCGCCGACATCGATTCGGACGAGGCGCGCGCCATCATTCTCGGCGCCCTGATCAACGAGGCCCGAAAATGA
- a CDS encoding ABC transporter ATP-binding protein, whose translation MSDAYLQLDKLTLSYGDTVAVRDLDLSIGKGELIALLGPSGCGKTTTMRAIAGLLTPASGRIGLDGADITRVSANKRAVGLVFQSYALFPHLTVYENVAFGLRLKGISGTDLDARVGAGLKSVGLTTFAGRRPAELSGGQQQRVALARSMVMQPKVLLLDEPLSNLDARLRLEMRAELQRVQKESGVTMIFVTHDQVEALALADRIVVMLNGGIEQIGTPEEIYNSPVSAFVADFVGFENVFALKEGKMVTPNGPIALSGPPPQASAGLAWRPRSVILGAGPFHGTVRGTSFAGNSREYLLDTTLGPIKAEIDASLPVHGIGSALAFDLPVAGAANLKRFG comes from the coding sequence ATGTCTGATGCCTATCTTCAACTCGACAAGCTGACGCTCAGCTATGGCGATACAGTCGCGGTGAGGGATCTCGACCTCTCAATCGGCAAGGGCGAACTCATCGCGCTCCTCGGCCCCTCCGGCTGCGGCAAGACCACGACGATGCGCGCCATTGCCGGTCTGCTGACGCCGGCTTCCGGACGCATCGGTCTCGACGGCGCCGATATCACCCGCGTCTCCGCCAACAAGCGCGCCGTTGGCCTCGTCTTCCAGTCCTATGCCCTCTTCCCGCATCTGACGGTCTACGAGAATGTCGCCTTCGGCCTCCGCCTCAAGGGCATCTCGGGGACGGATCTCGATGCCCGCGTCGGTGCCGGCCTGAAATCCGTCGGCCTTACCACTTTCGCCGGCCGCAGACCCGCCGAGCTCTCCGGCGGTCAACAGCAGCGCGTGGCGCTCGCCCGTTCGATGGTAATGCAGCCGAAGGTGCTGCTGCTCGACGAGCCGCTTTCCAATCTCGATGCCCGCCTTCGCCTGGAAATGCGTGCGGAATTGCAGCGCGTGCAGAAGGAGAGCGGCGTTACCATGATCTTCGTCACTCATGATCAGGTGGAGGCCTTGGCGCTCGCCGACCGCATCGTCGTGATGCTGAACGGCGGGATCGAGCAGATCGGTACGCCGGAAGAGATCTATAACAGCCCGGTCTCCGCCTTCGTCGCCGACTTCGTCGGCTTCGAGAATGTCTTTGCGCTGAAGGAGGGAAAGATGGTGACGCCGAATGGCCCGATAGCGCTTTCCGGTCCCCCGCCACAAGCCTCGGCGGGCCTCGCCTGGCGTCCGCGCTCGGTGATCCTTGGCGCTGGTCCGTTCCACGGCACGGTTCGCGGCACGTCATTCGCCGGCAACAGCCGCGAATATCTGCTTGATACAACGCTTGGGCCGATCAAGGCCGAGATCGACGCAAGCCTGCCGGTACACGGGATCGGCAGTGCGCTCGCCTTCGATCTGCCGGTTGCCGGCGCGGCCAACCTTAAACGCTTCGGGTGA